CCTGCGCGGCCCGGATCTTGGACCGCAGGTAACGGAGGATATTCTCTTTAGACTCCGTGGGGCTGGACACATAAGGATATCCGTTGATCAACTGGATATCGCTGTCCCCGTGACCATGCATGATGGCGAGGTCTGTTTCCGGCAGCTGCAATGCTTTCAGCAGATGGAACTTCAGCGCGCGATCGTTGGTGAAGTGGAAAAACCTGATGGTATTGCCCGGCAGGAACATGGCCGGGAACTGGTTCCGCAGCGCCAGCTGCTCTCCGGCAAAGGCATTGACGGATTCCGAGTTGTAGCCGTGCGCGGTGGAGACGAACATATTATCAAGACTGTTCTGCTGCTTTTTGCCGGCCACCACTTTGCGGAGGTATTCGCGGATCAGCGTGTATTTGTCCTTCCCAGGCACTACCGGCGGCTTGATCCTCGCGGAGTAGATGCTGAGATGGAGCTGTTGCACCGCATCGGGGTTGATGCTGTAATAGAAATAGTTTTTTTGCAGGCTGTCCTGTTTGATGAAATCGAACTCCAGGTGAAAATCGTCATAAAAGCGGTCAGAAGGCACGGAGGAGCGCTGCCAGTTGATCTTCTGGTTCATTTTGAACGTAGAAGTGAGGTATTGTGCGTCCCGGATCATGGGCACCGGGATATCACCGATCAGTACAGCTCCTTCCAGTTGCTGCGGCCGGGCGTACAGGTCTTTCAGCACCTTCCTGATCTCCTCCGGCTTGTTCCAGTGATGATGTACGATGTAAGTACCCAACCCCGATCCCTCGATGGCCGATCTGTAAGCGTTGATCTCTTCCGCAGCCTGTAAATAAGTAGAATCGTCTACTACGATGGCGAAGCTTGTTTTCGATATAACGGATGGCCCCTCAATCTTTTGTGCATACGCAGTTGTCACACTCAGCGCAGCAAGGCTGATAATAATCCCTTTCATGTATAAATGCATTTATTGGTCTCGAAGCGGTTCAGGGCGGGATGAAAGTCAACCGGAATTGGTATAGTTCGTACAAATTTCCGCCGCGAAAGTACGCAGCGATGGGAAACAGCAGTTTACGCAATCGGAAAAAGAATTGATCCGATTGGGAAAATCATGCTTCCCGATAACTTGAACAATAAGCAGCGGCAGCAACAAAAAGTTGCTGCCGGTCTTTTAAGAACACTATGCTTCGTACCATTTATGGGAGCAAATATATAATATTTGCAACAATATTGCATTTATTATTTAGAAGGGAACAACCGCCATGCAGCAAACAGCGACATCACATCAATAAAACACTTTTCATGCCTGCGAATTATTTAAAAGCTCAAGTATGCCTTCCTGCCGGATGATCATCATCCCCTGCCGGTCTTCCGTTATGCCTTCCTTCATTTGATAAGTGTACCGGGGGTGAGTCCCATCCATGATCGTAGGCATATAGGCAAAACGGATATTATCATTTTTCTTCAGCGCCTCCCCCACTTCGATGATATGCGTGGAGACCACAAACAGGCATTTTCTGTAATCTGCAAAGCCTTCGGTTACCGACAAAGTACCGTCATAAGCATCTTTTACATTGGTGCCTTTGAATAACTCATCGAACATCAGCAGCAACCTTTTTCCGGCAGCCGCTGCCAACGCGGCCTGCTTTACCCGCACCACTTCCGCATAAAAATGACTGTACCCCAAACCAATGTTATCCGCCACGTTAATGGAAGAATAAAGACCTTCCCTCACCGAAAAGCCGAAGCTCTGAGCCGCTACCGGGAAGCCCATGTGCGCCAGGTACAAGCCAATGCCTAATGACTTCATCAGTGTTGACTTGCCGGCCATATTGGCGCCCGTAAGAAACAGCACATTGGTATCTTTATGCATGCGAATATCATTGCCGACAGCATCGGGCACGCAGGGATGGAACAACCCGGTGGCCGAAAGGAAATTATCCTCCGGGGGATGCGCAACGGCATAGCCCAGCCCCTTGTTTTGCGCCACGCTGCCTACCGCGATATATACATCCACCTCATATATAAACGCCAAAACAGCCTCCAGCTCCTTGCGCAGCCTGCTTTTTAAAAGATGATCGTAATGGGCAAGCAGGCGTACCGGCAGCGCGGCATAGATATCCATATTTCTCAGCTTTTCTATGCGCTTGTCGGCCAGTATTGTTTTGATGATATTGGTCCGGGAACGGTAAGGCTCCTCAGGCGCCAGCGTTTCCAGGAACGAATGACATTGGGCAAGCGTGAGGATAGTTGCCTGCAGGCCCTGTATCTTTCTTTTATAGCGCTCATCGTGCGTCAGTGCCGACAAACACTTTTTTATAACCGTATCCGCCAGTACCAGTATTCCGCTTTTATCCGTTTTTTCATCAAGGTATTCCCGCATCTGGCTGACGTGCTGTACATCAAAGGGAAATGCATGCCCCGTGTCCCGGAAAAACCGGAACACCTTGCTGCGGTCATTGATAGCGGCAGCATCCTGCAAGGGATTGCGGAACATCTGGTCAAGCAATTGTTCGCCCCCGCTCGTTTTTACCTGGTTAAACATATGATAGACCGAACCCTGCCGAAATTTGCCCATCAGGTTCAACTCATCAAGCGTTTGCTTATCTATACTGAAATTCATAGATCATCGTCTTTAAAGTATTTTCATTCCACTGATATGCGTCCCGCAATTCGCCACGAAAAAGGACATCCGTTCTGTGGCGCCCGGCACGATTTACCGCACCTTCTTCCCTTCCCGCAGTATGTCCAATATCCCCTCATTCCGGATGATCACCATGCCATGGCGGTCATCGGTAATACCCTGCCGCAGCATATAGGGATATTCGGGGACGTTGCCGTTCATCTCCGTAGGCATATACTGAAAACTGATGGCAGGTTCTTTCTTTAATTCCTCACCAGCTTCAACAATATGGGAGGATATGATAAAAAGACTGTGCTGATTCTTTGCGAAAGCACTGGTAATGGCTACGGTTGCTTCATGGGCGTCTTTTACATTCGTACCCCTGAAAAGCTCATCAAAAATGACGAAAAGGGACTTCTTTTTGCTGAGCTCCACGGCTACTTTTTTTGCGCGGAGCACTTCCATGTAAAAATGACTGGCGCCGATACCCAGGTTATCCGGCAGGTTCACGGTAGTGTACATGCCATCCATGACCGAAAACGCCATCTCCTTTGCGGGAAGGGGAAAACCCATATGGGCCAGGTACACGGCTACACTGATGGAACGCAGCAGGGTGGATTTTCCCGCCATGTTGGCGCCGGTTAAAAAAATAAGGTTATGGCCGGAGCGCATCGCTATGTCGTTCCCCACGGCATTTTTCAGCGCGGGGTGAACAACGCCTTTTATCACCAGCGTTGCTGTTCCGGGTCCTAAAACCCGGGGATAAACGTAGCCGTTCCTTGCAGACAACTGGCCGACAGACAAGTACACATCCAGCGTATACACATAGTGCAGCAATTGCTCCAGCTGTTTATGCACCCTTTTCCTGAACAGTTGATCGTATGCGGTTACAGCCGAATAGGAGAGCCTGCCTTTCAGTTTTTCCTTTAACGCCGGGGCCAAGGCAGTATCCGCTAAAAGGCCGGCCAGTTCATTCCTTTCTGTGCTATAGGCCGGCAGATCGGTTGCATCCGCGGCATCTGCGAACGCCTGCATGCCCTGCAGCAACTCGATGGTAGCTACAACACCATCAAGGGTTTCTTTTTCGCTCAGCGTATTTTTGGACATGCCATCACTATCATCATCGGGTGCACGGCTCAGGTATTTCTCTATGCTGTCCAGCACACTGCCGTTTACCGGAAAGCCGGTTTTTCTCAACGCGAATTGTGCTATCGTGTTCAGGCGGTTATTGATGGCGTCCTTGTCGGCCAGGGGCGCTTTAAACCACTCCCGCAGCAATCTTTCGCCACCGCGGGAATGGGTGTGGTTATAAATACCGAAGATGCCTTCGGCCTCCTGCCTTCCGAAAATGCCCAGGTCGTCCAGCGTCTGTTCGTCTGTCTCCAATAATCTGGCGGTCATGTATATGCTGTTTAATTCAGGAAAGATGATTGATTATTTTCTCTTGCGGCGGATCAGTAAAATAGCTGCGCCGATCAATAGCAATGCCGGGAATACCCATATGTACAGCACTTTTAATGTGGCAGCTCCTTTTCGTGTGATGAGCAACAGGTTATCCTGGTATGCTTTGAAGGGATCGTAGATCGGAAATTTATTATTGTCCAGCCAGCTGAAGAAAGCCTGTCCATATGGCGTAGAACCCTTATACAGGTTGCTGGCCCAATCCGCATCGCTGGATACAATGATCCGTTGCTCCCTGCCATTTATATTACGGGAGAGCATAGTGGCTACCGGGAAGTTGCCTTTGATATCACCGGCGCGGGGGCTGAATACCGGCGCCGCGGAATCCGTGACCACCGGCCCCATTTTTACCCAGGCCGCAGCGGTATCGGCCGCTTTGAGCAGCGTTTCCGCTTTAAATGGCCCGTTCCCGGCAATGACAATCCCGGTTGCTCCTGATATGGACATTCGTAGCGGCTCATCCGGCGTGGTGGGCCTTAGTTTCTTTCTTTCCAGGACCCACTTCCTGTGCAGAAACGCTTTTTCCTCCGCAATATCCAGGGCAGAGTCAGCGTATGCCGGGTAAAAAATGTGCGGCATTTCATTATATGTGGGCTGCACAATGGTCCCGGGCAGCAGTTGTACACCAAGCTGTTGCAAAACGGGGTTGAGTATGTGCTGTTTACCCGGTTCACCCAGGATCATCATGTTGCCGCCTTTATCAATATATTCCTTTATACTGACAACCGCTTTTTCGCTTAACTGGCTCTTGGGGTCGGCAAGCACCAGCGTAGTGGTGTTTTCCGGGATGGCGGCGCTGTCCAGAACAATGGTATCTACGTCAAACCCGATATTGATAAGCGAATAGTTCTCTTCTTTCCCGGTAAAAAGCAACGAATACTCCCGTTGCCCGGTTTTGAACGGTGAACGTTCCCAATTTCCCGCAGCAAATACTACCCTGGGGATCGTATCCTGCATCAGCCGCTTTAGTGCGGCATTGACGTTGATCTCTTTGGGCCAGATATCCGGCGTCCTGAACGTCCGCAAAAATTCCGTTCTGCCATTATATTTCAATTGCATCACCAGCTTCAGGTTCTCCGGCCGCAGATCAACTTCCTTCCTGACTTCCCCTGGCGATACGAAATCATCCGGATCGAGCTGATATGCCTGCGCTGCCTTTTCCGCGATCTGCTCAAGCGTTTTACCGGGGAACATGGCAAACAAACTATTCCCCATTATCGCGCTGTCATGATCATAATAGTTGACATACCTGAAATTCATATCAGGCTTGAAGCGTTGGTATTTTTCCCAAAGGGTGCCCAGGTAGACATTGCGCGCCCTGGGTAATCCATGCCCGGCATTGGTGCCGAATACATTGGTATAAAGCGTTACTTCGAGCGGGCCTTTGTCCATACTTTTCAGTATCTCCTGCGTGCGTGGCCCTACCGTATGGAAATCTCCGGAAGTGGCATCCAGGTAGCCCGTGAATCTTGGCCTGGAGCTGATATAGCCGATAGCAAGCGCTATGACCAATACGGTGGTATATTGCATGGCCCGGACAAACCAGGGTTTGTGTTTGCGGGTACTGTTCAGTTTGATGAGGGTAAAACCAAGAAACATGCAAATGATCACAATGAAATAGATCACGTGCTTTGTCGGCAACAGGCCAAGTGTCATCCTGTCCGTCCGGTCCTGCAGGGAAAGAAACCAGGTAAGATCGCGGACGAAATCATACTGCTGCCAGAGCGAACCGATCCGGGTCAGCACAAAAACAATTAAAAATGTGCTGATGGCGGATACCAGCTGGTAGCTGCTGAGCGTGCTCATAAAAAGCCCGATCGCTGCATAGGCGGAAACAAGCAGGTAGAAACCCAGTATGGCCGACAGCAGTATGCCCCATTCAGGCGACTTGATCACAAAAACACCTGTCAGCATAAACATACCGACAATAGCAATTAACAAGCAGTTGAAGATCGCAACGGCCAGGTATTTGCCAAAAACGATCTGGCTGGTGGTAACCGGGGAAGAATACAGAAGTTTAATGCTGCCGTTGTTTAATTCCCGGCTGAACAGCCCCATGGTCAGCAGCGGCACAAAAAGATAGAGATTGTTCGCTATATTCCTGAATAACCCATTTCCAGCAAACAAGGTGCCTGTAAATGACTTGGCCGGACCGTAGTCAATAAACCATGGCGTATTTTCCAATAGTATGTCCTGACCATTAGCAGCATTGTACAAAGGGTTGGTAAAAAAAACGGCGCATTGTATAAAAAATATGATCAACAGGAACCACGCTACGGGAGAGTAGAAAAGATTACGGAGCTCCGCTTTGGCAATTTTAAAGATCATGAACTATGAATTGTTGGTGATGAATTTGTTGCATCCGTCCCGGTATTTGTTGCGGCGGACTCCGGTTTATTTTTTTGAAAGTTGTTTAAATGTATCATCGAGAAGCCCTTTGTCAAAGCTGATCTCCCTGAGCCGCCAGCCGCTCAGTGCGCTTGTTTTGCTTAGTTCCTCTGCAATTTCGTTGGCATCGCCTTCCACGTACACGCGTACCTGCTTGTCCGTCAGAAATTCAACGTTTTTCACCCCGGTGATGCCCAGCAACTGCGATTTATTGGGCGGATTTTCCATTCTCATCAATATGCTTTGCGGTTGCAGATAGTTATCAAAAGCGTCCATCGTGTCCGCAAATACGATCCTCCCGCTTTCAATCATCGTAATGCTGTTGCAAAGCAGCTGAATTTCAGACAGTATATGGGAAGAAAGCAGCACGGCGTGATCTTTGGAAATTTCCTTGATCAGTTTCCGGGCTTCTATCAGCTGATTGGGATCGAGGCCGTTGGTGGGCTCATCCAGCACCAGGAGGCTGGGTTTATGGATCAGCGCCTGGGCAATGCCTACACGTTGCTTGTACCCGCCTGACAGGTTACGGATCAGCCGGGAGCTTAAAGCGGCAATCCCGCAGCGTTCCTTCACTTCTTCCACCGCCTTTTTAATTTTGTCTTTGCTGATCAGCCGCAACTGTGCGGAATAGGAAAGATATTCGTCGATCGTGAAGTCAGGATACAAAGGCGGGGTCTGCGGCAGGAAGCCGATATGTTTTCTGGCTTCAACGGGGTCTTTTTCCAAGTCAATGCCATTGAGCCATACCTGCCCCTCTGTCTGGTTCAGCACACCACAAATAATATTCATGGTAGTAGATTTACCGGCCCCGTTGGAACCCAGCAAACCGATAATTCCGGACCGTTCAATTTCGATATTGATATCGCGGATAGCCCAGGAAGAGCCATACCGGTGAGAAAGGTGCGCTGTTTTTAAAATAGATGCCATGTGTAATTTAATTTGGTTCAATAGCAAGCCTCAGATAGCGTTTTTTGCATGCGACGAGTGCTTCTGTTGTATTGGTATTAATGGTTTTTTACGATGAACGCGGCAAGCGGCGTCAGGGGCGAATCCGGCGCACCGCACAACACCAGGGTGAAATTCCGGTAGCGCCATAGATTAGGGGATGCCGTACCGGGATTGTTGACATTGCTGATGGTAAAGCTGGTGAGTAAATCGCCGGTCCCGCTGTTCCTGAATTCAAATACATAGCTGCCGGTAGCAGCGTTGGCCGCATATCCTTTAAATGCTGTGATGCCTTTAAAAGGCAGGTTATTGACTTCTGTACCATTGGCCTGCCCTTTTATATTCACACTCACGGGAAGGCTGCCCTGCGCGAGATTTACGAAGCGCAGGCCCATACTGCTATCCGCAGGAGGGAAATAAATCGGTTGATCTTTGACCAGCAGCGTATCCGGTTTATTTAATGTACCTGCAATAAACAGGCTGCCGATATATCCGCCGGGAAATTCAACGTCCAGGTTTATCAATGGCAGACCGCTTACCAATTTGTCATTCCGGACGGCGTAGAGGTAAACAGTTCTTTTGCCGGACAAAAACCCGAATTCGTATCCCCCACCGGATACTGCCTTGGAGAGAATAGGCGGGACAGCTGCTTGTGGCAGTCCGGTCAATTCGTTGGACGTTAGCATGAGCGACTGGTAGCCGGTATCTATGAGCCCGTTAACAATCGTGAGGGAGGCGGTGCCATCCGGCTTGACCTGCTCCCTTGTGCAGGAAACAAACCCTATGATACCGGTCAGTACTATAAAAGAACAAAGCAATTTTCTCATGTCGAATACTATTTACGATGTGGTCAGTTCCGGTTTCCGGACATGGCAGTGTTGGTCAGATCAGTAGCCCGGGTTCTGTTTTAACCGGTGATTAAAGTTGATATCTTTCGGAGGGATGGGGTACAGCAATTGCTCATCCCCGGCCCATGGCTGCTTTGCAGGTATGGCTGAAAGTACGTTCCTGGCCTCGCCGGTGCGTTTCAGATTGAACCAGCGCTGCCCCTTTTCACAAAAGAATTCGGTTTGCCATTCGTGTGCCACGGCCGCCAGCAGCGCTTCTCCTGACAAGGAAGAGGGCAATGCCGGCAGACCGGCCCTGGCCCTTATAGTATTCAAGTCCGCCACAGCAGCAGCCGGTTGTCCGGCATTGGCCCTTGCATTGGCATCGGCCCTTACCAGGTACATTTCAGCGAGCCGGAGCAACATATAGTATTCCGTGGGCACAGCGTTCCGCACCCTGTTATATTGCCCCGTTTTATACTTCGCAGCATAGAAGAACGTGTCCGTTCTGGCGGTGGGACCGGAACCGGCAGCAACAACGATACTGTCTACCCAGCGGTCCCGCCGTTTGTCGGACGGGTCGAATGCACGCAACAGCTCGTTTGACAGGCAATATCCGATAGCCGGGTTGACAAGATTGAAGGGAAGCAAGGCAAGCCCATCGTCTGTTGCGTTCCCCAACCCGACATCATTTGTATTTTGCTTAAACTGAAAGATGGCCTCCCTGCTGTTTTTCAGGAAAACACTATCCAGGTTCCGCTCCAGGCCATACAAACCGGAATTGTCGATCACTCTGCCGGCAGCCGCAACAGCTTCCGGGTAATTGCCGTTAAACAAGTATGCTTTAGCCAGCAGCGCCGCCGCGGCCCATTTGTTGACCCTGATCCTTTCCCCTCCGGCCGCGGCATAGTCTTCCGGCAACGCCGTCTCCGCCTCCTTCAGGTCCGCGATGATGAACTCGTAAACCTGCTGCTTGCTGCTTCGTTCGATCAGCGCTGCGTCACTATATTCGGTGGTTGACACAAGTGGAAGGTCACCATAAAAATTAACGAGATAAAAATAGCAGAGGGCGCGAATACATTTGGCTTCGGCTGTGAGTGCTTTACGAACGGGCTCGTGCAGATCGCCGGAGGTGGATGCGGCAATGCCTTCGATCACCGCATTGGCGGCATAGATCACCGCATACCCCGCATTCCACGTAGCGTCTGTAATAAAACCGGCATCCGGCGCAACGCCTTCCAGGGTCAAGCGGTTAGCTGCCATGAGGGCTTCGGGGTCAAATGCAATGGCGTTCACCTTTAAAAGCTCATCCGATGAAAGCGATGCATACAGGGTAATGGGGCGTTTCACGAAGCCGCTGGTCATCATAGTAGTGTAAACACCATTCATGGCCATTCCGGCCAGCTCATCGGAACTGAAGGCGGTCCCGGAAGTTATTCTATCGACAGGGTCTGAAATATCCACCAGCTTTTTACAGGATGCCGTGCTGAACAGGCAGCCGGCCAGAACCAGCAGCAGAACAAGACCGGTTGTTGCATTTCCTGTGTCTTTTTTCAGTTTGGCCTTCACCAATGACAGATATATACAAGCGTATCTCATGGCTATGTTATTTGAATTGACAGGTCAGTTTTAAACGATAAATTGCAGCTGGCGGCAGTCTTGAAAGCACATCGGGGTCGAGCCCGTTGTATCTTGTCAGCAGCAGCACATTCGATGCTTCGCAGGCCAGCATGGCGCCTTTTAAACCGGCATACTTTACCCAGGATTGGGGAAAAGGATGACTGAGGTAAACGTTATTCAGGCGGATGTAGGAAGCATCACTGTACACCAGATCCGAGTTCCGGAAGTAGCCGATATTCCTGTTTGTTGAAAACGCGGGGTTCTCCGCGATATCGCCTGGTTTTTGCCAGTGATTACGATAGAACTCCACGGGAATATTTGCGTTAAATGTACCGTTTGAAAAAACTTTGCCGGCATGGATATTTTGCCCCATTTGCTTTTTGTAGCTTAACCCCAGACCGAAATTCAGCTGCCGGTACCTGCCGTCTACATGCATGCCGCCAAAGAACTTCGGCTGCCTGTTTACAATGACATACCGGTCGTCGTCTTCCATGGTTGGTACCGGTGTAGTGTACCCGCTGACTTTCCAGTCGCCATTGTAATCTTCAAACTCATATTCACCCGTCAGCGGGTTTACGCCAAGGTAGTGATAGAGGTAGACCAGGTCTATGGACTGGCCCACTTTGTATTGGCTGAAATAGGGGGTGTTTTCTATACCGGGAAAGGACTTCAATATATTTTTATTCTGACTGATGTTGAAACCGGCCGACAGGTCCATATCCTTCCTTTTGATCACGTTGGCGGTTACAACCCCCTCCCAGCCTGAATTCTCCAGCACCAGGGGTATATTATCCACAATGCCGGTAATACCGGGAGTATTGATATAACCCGGTGTTGGCACCGTGGTAAGCTGGTTGGATACGCGGTGGCGGTAATGCGCGATCTCAGCCGTGAGCCTGTTGTTCAGGAAACCGATATTGAATGCACCCTCCAG
This genomic stretch from Chitinophaga sp. XS-30 harbors:
- a CDS encoding Gldg family protein, with translation MIFKIAKAELRNLFYSPVAWFLLIIFFIQCAVFFTNPLYNAANGQDILLENTPWFIDYGPAKSFTGTLFAGNGLFRNIANNLYLFVPLLTMGLFSRELNNGSIKLLYSSPVTTSQIVFGKYLAVAIFNCLLIAIVGMFMLTGVFVIKSPEWGILLSAILGFYLLVSAYAAIGLFMSTLSSYQLVSAISTFLIVFVLTRIGSLWQQYDFVRDLTWFLSLQDRTDRMTLGLLPTKHVIYFIVIICMFLGFTLIKLNSTRKHKPWFVRAMQYTTVLVIALAIGYISSRPRFTGYLDATSGDFHTVGPRTQEILKSMDKGPLEVTLYTNVFGTNAGHGLPRARNVYLGTLWEKYQRFKPDMNFRYVNYYDHDSAIMGNSLFAMFPGKTLEQIAEKAAQAYQLDPDDFVSPGEVRKEVDLRPENLKLVMQLKYNGRTEFLRTFRTPDIWPKEINVNAALKRLMQDTIPRVVFAAGNWERSPFKTGQREYSLLFTGKEENYSLINIGFDVDTIVLDSAAIPENTTTLVLADPKSQLSEKAVVSIKEYIDKGGNMMILGEPGKQHILNPVLQQLGVQLLPGTIVQPTYNEMPHIFYPAYADSALDIAEEKAFLHRKWVLERKKLRPTTPDEPLRMSISGATGIVIAGNGPFKAETLLKAADTAAAWVKMGPVVTDSAAPVFSPRAGDIKGNFPVATMLSRNINGREQRIIVSSDADWASNLYKGSTPYGQAFFSWLDNNKFPIYDPFKAYQDNLLLITRKGAATLKVLYIWVFPALLLIGAAILLIRRKRK
- a CDS encoding DNA mismatch repair protein — protein: MTARLLETDEQTLDDLGIFGRQEAEGIFGIYNHTHSRGGERLLREWFKAPLADKDAINNRLNTIAQFALRKTGFPVNGSVLDSIEKYLSRAPDDDSDGMSKNTLSEKETLDGVVATIELLQGMQAFADAADATDLPAYSTERNELAGLLADTALAPALKEKLKGRLSYSAVTAYDQLFRKRVHKQLEQLLHYVYTLDVYLSVGQLSARNGYVYPRVLGPGTATLVIKGVVHPALKNAVGNDIAMRSGHNLIFLTGANMAGKSTLLRSISVAVYLAHMGFPLPAKEMAFSVMDGMYTTVNLPDNLGIGASHFYMEVLRAKKVAVELSKKKSLFVIFDELFRGTNVKDAHEATVAITSAFAKNQHSLFIISSHIVEAGEELKKEPAISFQYMPTEMNGNVPEYPYMLRQGITDDRHGMVIIRNEGILDILREGKKVR
- a CDS encoding RagB/SusD family nutrient uptake outer membrane protein, whose amino-acid sequence is MRYACIYLSLVKAKLKKDTGNATTGLVLLLVLAGCLFSTASCKKLVDISDPVDRITSGTAFSSDELAGMAMNGVYTTMMTSGFVKRPITLYASLSSDELLKVNAIAFDPEALMAANRLTLEGVAPDAGFITDATWNAGYAVIYAANAVIEGIAASTSGDLHEPVRKALTAEAKCIRALCYFYLVNFYGDLPLVSTTEYSDAALIERSSKQQVYEFIIADLKEAETALPEDYAAAGGERIRVNKWAAAALLAKAYLFNGNYPEAVAAAGRVIDNSGLYGLERNLDSVFLKNSREAIFQFKQNTNDVGLGNATDDGLALLPFNLVNPAIGYCLSNELLRAFDPSDKRRDRWVDSIVVAAGSGPTARTDTFFYAAKYKTGQYNRVRNAVPTEYYMLLRLAEMYLVRADANARANAGQPAAAVADLNTIRARAGLPALPSSLSGEALLAAVAHEWQTEFFCEKGQRWFNLKRTGEARNVLSAIPAKQPWAGDEQLLYPIPPKDINFNHRLKQNPGY
- a CDS encoding DNA mismatch repair protein → MNFSIDKQTLDELNLMGKFRQGSVYHMFNQVKTSGGEQLLDQMFRNPLQDAAAINDRSKVFRFFRDTGHAFPFDVQHVSQMREYLDEKTDKSGILVLADTVIKKCLSALTHDERYKRKIQGLQATILTLAQCHSFLETLAPEEPYRSRTNIIKTILADKRIEKLRNMDIYAALPVRLLAHYDHLLKSRLRKELEAVLAFIYEVDVYIAVGSVAQNKGLGYAVAHPPEDNFLSATGLFHPCVPDAVGNDIRMHKDTNVLFLTGANMAGKSTLMKSLGIGLYLAHMGFPVAAQSFGFSVREGLYSSINVADNIGLGYSHFYAEVVRVKQAALAAAAGKRLLLMFDELFKGTNVKDAYDGTLSVTEGFADYRKCLFVVSTHIIEVGEALKKNDNIRFAYMPTIMDGTHPRYTYQMKEGITEDRQGMMIIRQEGILELLNNSQA
- a CDS encoding ABC transporter ATP-binding protein; the encoded protein is MASILKTAHLSHRYGSSWAIRDINIEIERSGIIGLLGSNGAGKSTTMNIICGVLNQTEGQVWLNGIDLEKDPVEARKHIGFLPQTPPLYPDFTIDEYLSYSAQLRLISKDKIKKAVEEVKERCGIAALSSRLIRNLSGGYKQRVGIAQALIHKPSLLVLDEPTNGLDPNQLIEARKLIKEISKDHAVLLSSHILSEIQLLCNSITMIESGRIVFADTMDAFDNYLQPQSILMRMENPPNKSQLLGITGVKNVEFLTDKQVRVYVEGDANEIAEELSKTSALSGWRLREISFDKGLLDDTFKQLSKK
- a CDS encoding DUF4397 domain-containing protein; translation: MRKLLCSFIVLTGIIGFVSCTREQVKPDGTASLTIVNGLIDTGYQSLMLTSNELTGLPQAAVPPILSKAVSGGGYEFGFLSGKRTVYLYAVRNDKLVSGLPLINLDVEFPGGYIGSLFIAGTLNKPDTLLVKDQPIYFPPADSSMGLRFVNLAQGSLPVSVNIKGQANGTEVNNLPFKGITAFKGYAANAATGSYVFEFRNSGTGDLLTSFTISNVNNPGTASPNLWRYRNFTLVLCGAPDSPLTPLAAFIVKNH